From Triticum urartu cultivar G1812 chromosome 2, Tu2.1, whole genome shotgun sequence, a single genomic window includes:
- the LOC125541714 gene encoding uncharacterized protein LOC125541714 isoform X3, producing MSFWEAEPLVLRAPVLLQRPAARASSPSPCFPPTTPTPQSAYPPYGVGGGSGESAAGGVGPVQGGGGDHGGELREEVEIKKRLLVHARENGNGHGHVNGGEAEEDNGKGPRLLKSSSSRTRVSEAAACLP from the coding sequence ATGAGCTTCTGGGAGGCGGAGCCGCTGGTTCTGCGTGCGCCAGTGCTACTGCAGCGGCCGGCGGCTCGAGCGTCAAGCCCGTCGCCCTGCTTCCCTCCGACAACCCCGACGCCACAGTCTGCCTACCCCCCGTACGGAGTTGGCGGTGGCAGTGGCGAGTCCGCAGCCGGCGGTGTGGGACCAGTTCAAGGAGGGGGTGGGGATCATGGAGGGGAGCTGCGGGAGGAGGTGGAGATCAAGAAGAGACTGCTGGTCCATGCCCGTGAGAATGGGAATGGACATGGCCATGTCAATggaggagaagcagaggaggaCAATGGGAAGGGCCCAAGGTTGCTGAAGAGTAGCAGCAGCCGCACAAGAGTATCTGAAG
- the LOC125541714 gene encoding uncharacterized protein LOC125541714 isoform X1 — protein sequence MSFWEAEPLVLRAPVLLQRPAARASSPSPCFPPTTPTPQSAYPPYGVGGGSGESAAGGVGPVQGGGGDHGGELREEVEIKKRLLVHARENGNGHGHVNGGEAEEDNGKGPRLLKSSSSRTRVSEEEEEEDKNEFNWMVHFIVLN from the exons ATGAGCTTCTGGGAGGCGGAGCCGCTGGTTCTGCGTGCGCCAGTGCTACTGCAGCGGCCGGCGGCTCGAGCGTCAAGCCCGTCGCCCTGCTTCCCTCCGACAACCCCGACGCCACAGTCTGCCTACCCCCCGTACGGAGTTGGCGGTGGCAGTGGCGAGTCCGCAGCCGGCGGTGTGGGACCAGTTCAAGGAGGGGGTGGGGATCATGGAGGGGAGCTGCGGGAGGAGGTGGAGATCAAGAAGAGACTGCTGGTCCATGCCCGTGAGAATGGGAATGGACATGGCCATGTCAATggaggagaagcagaggaggaCAATGGGAAGGGCCCAAGGTTGCTGAAGAGTAGCAGCAGCCGCACAAGAGTATCTGAAG aagaagaagaagaagataagaA